Proteins from one Salmonella bongori NCTC 12419 genomic window:
- a CDS encoding PhoPQ-activated pathogenicity-related family protein, whose amino-acid sequence MKKSYLFISVLITSMTVFPRLHNTMLFCQNSPECDLSHVVPDYREQLSGTPLKYTMIYTEKLAQVELKHYELLSQRWSPDNIVTPAQWRHNVDIYIPEMARQRYALLVVNNGINDHKHIQLHNNTIDFTQDTLASIARDTNTIVISVSNIPNQYLTFADDNKSLKEDESVSRSWALFLESPQQRQLVPLNIPMVAALSQSIRLAKKELTQWKIHSFIVTGISKRGWTAWLSAIADPDVEAIVPFAIDLLNIDASLEHIYQSYGGNWPITFYPYYQQGIDKKIKSSSFRQLIQIIDPLRYLNTVYQSRLAIPKYIINASGDDFYVPDNTRFYYSKLPGIKSLRIVPNMSHYLINEITEETLVPFINRFQSRKTLPELFSLIHYNLLTVYFSEEPVQVIRWTASNPNARDFRYACGIRYQPLTIDIPNDNKLSITLNKPDTGWEATYIEATFDDGYVATTQVYITPDDKYVQTAPPPVNTECQTLPGRGLEEKVYHRQ is encoded by the coding sequence ATGAAAAAAAGCTATCTCTTTATATCAGTACTGATTACTTCTATGACTGTTTTTCCACGACTTCATAATACCATGTTATTTTGCCAAAATAGCCCGGAATGTGATTTGTCTCATGTGGTACCTGATTACCGGGAGCAACTCTCAGGTACACCACTAAAATATACAATGATATATACAGAAAAATTAGCACAGGTAGAACTCAAACATTATGAGTTACTATCACAGCGCTGGTCACCAGATAATATAGTAACGCCTGCACAATGGCGGCATAATGTTGATATTTACATCCCCGAGATGGCCAGGCAGCGCTATGCTTTATTGGTTGTAAACAATGGAATTAATGACCATAAACACATACAACTTCATAATAACACTATAGATTTTACTCAAGACACTCTGGCAAGCATTGCCCGCGATACGAATACTATCGTAATATCAGTGAGTAATATTCCCAATCAATATTTAACTTTTGCGGATGATAACAAATCCTTGAAGGAGGATGAGAGTGTCTCCCGGAGCTGGGCATTATTTCTGGAATCCCCACAGCAACGCCAGCTAGTGCCTTTAAATATTCCTATGGTCGCCGCCCTATCTCAATCGATAAGATTAGCAAAAAAGGAGTTAACACAATGGAAGATACATTCCTTTATCGTTACAGGCATCTCAAAACGTGGATGGACTGCCTGGTTGTCAGCGATTGCCGATCCTGATGTTGAAGCAATTGTTCCCTTCGCTATTGATCTACTTAATATTGATGCCTCGCTTGAACATATTTATCAATCATACGGAGGTAACTGGCCAATTACATTCTATCCCTATTATCAACAAGGCATAGATAAGAAAATAAAATCCTCCTCATTTCGCCAGTTAATACAAATAATAGATCCCTTAAGATACCTTAACACAGTTTATCAGTCCCGCCTTGCAATACCGAAATATATCATTAATGCCAGTGGTGATGATTTTTATGTACCAGATAACACTCGGTTTTATTATAGTAAACTTCCTGGAATAAAATCATTACGCATAGTACCTAACATGAGTCACTATTTAATTAATGAGATTACTGAAGAAACTCTTGTCCCCTTCATTAATCGGTTTCAAAGTAGAAAAACATTACCAGAATTGTTCAGCCTTATTCACTATAATCTCCTCACTGTCTACTTTTCAGAAGAGCCTGTACAAGTTATTCGTTGGACAGCCAGCAATCCTAATGCGCGTGATTTCCGTTATGCCTGTGGTATCCGCTATCAACCGCTGACGATAGATATACCCAACGATAATAAACTAAGCATTACACTGAATAAACCTGATACGGGTTGGGAAGCGACCTATATCGAAGCAACCTTTGATGATGGTTATGTCGCAACAACCCAAGTTTATATTACGCCGGACGATAAATACGTACAGACTGCGCCGCCTCCGGTTAACACCGAGTGTCAGACTCTGCCTGGACGCGGCCTGGAAGAAAAAGTGTATCACAGGCAATAA
- a CDS encoding MFS transporter produces MNTNVDGNADSEVTKPLNKRQILPIFLVVGLYAASTAAVMSVLPFYIREMGGSPLIIGVIIATEALSQFCASPLIGHLSDRVGRKPILIITLAIAAMSLLLLASAQCILFILLARLLFGISAGNLSAAAAYIADHTHASHRRQAIGILTGSIGLGGIVGAGGSGWLSDSSLSAPIYAAFILIFASGLVAFFGLKDPPTTSLATDKITTFSARSILKLPVLRVLIIVMLCHFFAYGMYSSQLPVFLSDTFIWNGHPFGPKALSYLLMADGVINVLVQLFLLGWLSQYFSERKLIIFIFTLLCTGFLTAGIATTIPVLMFAIVCISTADALAKPTYLAALSVHVSPDRQGIFIGTAQALIAIADFLSPVLGGFILGYALYGVWIGTAIAVAMIGLLTGMACLSTRSQIMAKPEA; encoded by the coding sequence ATGAATACTAACGTCGATGGGAATGCGGACAGTGAAGTTACCAAGCCGCTTAACAAGCGGCAGATTCTGCCAATTTTTCTGGTCGTTGGCCTCTATGCCGCAAGTACAGCGGCTGTGATGTCCGTACTGCCTTTTTATATCCGGGAGATGGGCGGTTCGCCGCTTATCATTGGCGTCATCATTGCAACCGAAGCTTTAAGCCAGTTTTGTGCTTCTCCCCTTATTGGACATCTTTCCGATCGCGTGGGCCGCAAACCAATACTGATTATTACGCTTGCCATTGCTGCGATGAGTTTACTGCTACTTGCCAGCGCACAATGTATCTTGTTCATCCTGCTCGCCCGTCTGCTTTTTGGAATTAGCGCCGGGAATTTGTCAGCCGCCGCAGCCTATATTGCTGATCATACACACGCCAGTCATCGCCGTCAGGCAATCGGTATTCTCACAGGCAGTATTGGCCTTGGCGGTATTGTCGGTGCGGGGGGCTCAGGATGGCTTTCAGATAGTAGTCTGAGTGCGCCAATCTATGCAGCTTTTATACTTATCTTTGCGTCTGGTCTGGTGGCATTTTTTGGGTTAAAAGATCCACCAACTACATCACTTGCCACAGACAAAATAACGACATTCTCGGCTCGTTCTATTTTAAAACTGCCTGTTCTTCGTGTATTAATCATCGTAATGCTTTGCCATTTCTTCGCTTATGGCATGTATTCTTCTCAATTACCTGTCTTTCTTTCTGATACTTTTATCTGGAATGGGCATCCCTTTGGCCCCAAAGCGTTAAGCTACCTGCTAATGGCGGATGGCGTCATTAATGTTCTTGTTCAGCTATTTCTGTTAGGCTGGTTAAGCCAGTATTTTTCGGAACGAAAGTTAATTATTTTCATCTTCACGCTTCTTTGCACAGGATTTCTCACTGCTGGTATCGCCACAACCATACCTGTTCTTATGTTTGCTATTGTGTGCATTAGCACCGCCGATGCGCTGGCAAAACCCACCTATCTTGCTGCCTTATCTGTTCACGTTTCGCCTGATCGACAAGGTATTTTCATTGGAACAGCGCAGGCATTAATTGCCATTGCCGATTTTTTATCCCCCGTATTGGGTGGCTTTATCCTTGGATATGCCCTGTACGGCGTGTGGATAGGTACGGCAATCGCGGTCGCTATGATTGGTCTGTTGACAGGAATGGCTTGCCTTTCCACGCGTTCACAAATAATGGCGAAACCAGAAGCATAA
- a CDS encoding alcohol dehydrogenase catalytic domain-containing protein, whose amino-acid sequence MKVKAVYINKPGEVETRWVEYPRKKENEVLIKVDAAGICGSDIGAFRGTNPLVTYPRIIGHEVTGIVLQKGAGMPDNIQEGDRVIVDPYIYCGHCYPCSVGRTNCCENLKVIGVHVDGAMREVVAHPAHLIHKIPDNVPSEMAPLAEPLTIALHALHRANVKAGEHVAIIGAGAIGLMAALSARHYKATPVLIDIVEERLRYAHKLGVPYVLNATDGQVIDAIKDITHGTMAQVVIEASGANSAIRNTLDLASFAGRISFTGWPKQETLLPTNLITYKELDLRGSRTSAGEFDEALRMLSTLEINPQDVVSKVVNLDEIPDAVRELDRYPERYLKINAVFQ is encoded by the coding sequence ATGAAAGTCAAAGCTGTGTACATTAATAAACCTGGTGAAGTTGAAACCCGTTGGGTAGAGTATCCGCGTAAGAAAGAGAATGAAGTTTTAATTAAAGTTGATGCCGCAGGAATTTGCGGATCGGATATCGGGGCTTTTCGTGGAACGAATCCCCTTGTCACTTACCCACGCATTATCGGCCATGAAGTGACCGGAATTGTTCTTCAGAAAGGCGCAGGAATGCCGGACAATATTCAGGAAGGCGACCGCGTGATTGTTGACCCTTATATTTATTGTGGTCACTGCTACCCTTGCTCTGTTGGCAGAACGAACTGTTGTGAAAATTTAAAAGTCATTGGTGTACATGTTGATGGCGCAATGCGGGAAGTCGTTGCTCATCCCGCACATTTAATTCATAAAATTCCTGACAACGTACCTTCTGAAATGGCACCGCTGGCAGAACCGCTCACAATTGCGTTGCACGCGTTGCATCGGGCAAATGTTAAGGCCGGGGAACATGTTGCTATCATCGGCGCCGGCGCAATTGGTCTTATGGCGGCATTAAGCGCGCGTCATTACAAGGCAACGCCTGTTCTGATTGATATTGTGGAAGAACGGCTACGCTATGCTCACAAACTCGGCGTTCCCTATGTGCTAAATGCTACCGACGGTCAGGTTATCGACGCCATTAAAGACATTACCCATGGCACCATGGCGCAGGTTGTTATAGAAGCCTCCGGTGCCAATAGCGCTATTCGAAATACGCTTGATTTAGCATCGTTTGCTGGCCGTATTTCTTTTACAGGATGGCCAAAACAGGAAACATTGCTGCCGACAAATCTGATCACTTATAAAGAACTGGATTTACGCGGGTCCCGTACCAGTGCCGGTGAATTTGACGAGGCATTACGAATGCTGTCCACGCTGGAAATTAACCCACAAGACGTTGTCAGTAAGGTTGTCAATCTGGATGAGATCCCTGATGCGGTGAGAGAGCTTGATCGTTATCCGGAACGCTACTTAAAAATCAATGCTGTTTTCCAGTGA
- a CDS encoding MFS transporter: MKRKTMGWLIVFLLFIVYMLNYMDRSALSITAPLIEKELGFNAAEMGMIFSAFFIGYALFNFIGGWASDKVGPKMVFLIAALLWSVFCGLTGLVTGLWTMLIVRVLFGMAEGPVSAAGNKIINNWISRKESATAIGIFSAGSPLGGAVSGPVVGLLALSFGWRPAFGIIFLFGLVWVLLWYFIVSDKPTMSKRLASEERVDFENHEDVILSNDGRAAPSLGYYMKQPMVWATTLAFFSYNYILFFFLTWFPSYLNHSLHLDIKEISIATVIPWIIGAIGMVLGGVCSDVIYRITGNALLSRRLILGVCLAGAAICVAVSGTVSTIGSAITLMSVSLFLLYLTGPIYWAVIQDVVHKDKVGSVGGAMHGLANISGIIGPLVTGFIVQFSGKYDYAFYLAGAIAIVSSLLVFVFVKSKGFKANESQSCVH; encoded by the coding sequence ATGAAAAGAAAAACAATGGGATGGCTTATCGTTTTTCTTCTATTTATAGTTTACATGCTTAACTATATGGATCGTTCAGCATTGTCGATAACCGCCCCACTGATTGAAAAGGAGTTAGGATTTAACGCCGCAGAGATGGGGATGATCTTCAGCGCATTCTTTATCGGATACGCCCTGTTTAATTTTATTGGTGGCTGGGCCAGCGATAAAGTTGGGCCAAAAATGGTATTTCTTATTGCAGCGTTACTATGGTCTGTTTTTTGTGGGTTAACAGGCCTGGTCACTGGCTTGTGGACAATGCTTATTGTACGCGTTCTTTTCGGCATGGCCGAAGGGCCAGTTAGCGCCGCAGGGAATAAAATTATCAATAACTGGATTTCCCGAAAAGAGTCAGCTACGGCGATCGGGATTTTTAGCGCTGGCTCTCCACTCGGCGGCGCAGTGTCAGGGCCGGTAGTCGGTCTGCTGGCGTTATCCTTCGGCTGGCGTCCCGCATTTGGCATTATTTTCTTATTTGGCCTGGTATGGGTACTACTTTGGTACTTTATTGTCAGCGATAAGCCAACAATGAGTAAGCGCTTGGCGTCAGAAGAACGCGTTGATTTTGAAAATCATGAGGATGTTATATTATCAAATGATGGTCGGGCAGCGCCTTCTCTCGGCTATTATATGAAACAGCCTATGGTATGGGCGACAACACTGGCTTTTTTCAGCTACAACTATATTCTTTTCTTTTTCCTGACCTGGTTCCCGAGTTACCTGAATCACTCGTTACATCTGGATATTAAAGAAATTAGTATCGCCACGGTCATTCCCTGGATCATTGGCGCGATTGGGATGGTGCTGGGTGGTGTCTGTTCTGATGTTATTTATCGAATTACTGGTAATGCTCTGCTCTCGCGTCGGCTCATTCTCGGCGTATGTCTGGCAGGTGCGGCGATATGTGTTGCGGTTTCCGGTACCGTTAGCACCATCGGCAGCGCAATTACACTTATGTCAGTTTCACTTTTCCTGCTCTATTTAACGGGCCCAATTTATTGGGCAGTCATTCAGGATGTCGTTCATAAAGATAAAGTGGGTAGCGTCGGCGGAGCTATGCATGGTCTGGCTAATATATCCGGCATTATCGGACCGCTTGTCACCGGGTTTATCGTTCAGTTTAGTGGCAAATATGACTATGCCTTTTACCTGGCGGGCGCTATTGCTATCGTCTCCAGCCTGTTGGTCTTCGTGTTTGTAAAAAGTAAAGGATTCAAAGCCAATGAAAGTCAAAGCTGTGTACATTAA